A single window of Nicotiana sylvestris chromosome 3, ASM39365v2, whole genome shotgun sequence DNA harbors:
- the LOC104233709 gene encoding uncharacterized protein, producing the protein MINGETNMAVLISVHIYSDMTATLVFDELPHSLSKVFADPQTNQNPNLLEFEHSTAAVILSVESANISDAVVISSELNSGLDDDKIEEEDFMTTNLNSQPLVIVTWDTKSEIERHKSLSIAPIFSDSGTKSGVSSSLFDEMPDHSGAFRYSLISEKVAAQYMLLHFPFDPGSVAGRVFDSIEIVFDNSHQLNLPCITPLSTMALGEESMLPTAGQLLDTMSQPCDHSKMFLHELSAANILTPMVKYEWKNGNSSPTDKVFVESFRRIDTKLPWGGIETIANSAIGFCAGYTDIFMSKVAGELWVCQFIQELDMEFGCMVFDTLSDWVISVIFCDCNRVVASFPPDFGLPNCKWVDTGQVSYSFDIRQCSQIESPRFCATYLKLVQLNGLFPSCGGAYLFKLLAHKVKGATTSFKDGVYGYVPCPVSMFATENTTYVATKVTVSYVMSFYTIAMGCDICLLMCQLIYPNSSSNDFFHFTAAKFGVTNSSALLDLKSKWDSEPSNKRARNILQPTLSILAISSHVFSEALSIVVLLLETITTLDIIIDMDYILGDIPRATSSMMGYGSPYQR; encoded by the exons ATGATCAACGGGGAGACTAATATGGCTGTTCTAATTTCAGTACATATCTATTCAGACATGACCGCAACCCTGGTGTTCGACGAATTGCCTCATAGCCTCTCCAAGGTGTTTGCTGATCCACAAACCAATCAAAATCCCAACCTATTAGAGTTTGAGCACTCTACTGCTGCTGTCATTTTGTCTGTTGAATCTGCAAATATTTCGGATGCAGTCGTCATTTCCTCTGAGTTAAACTCTGGTTTGGACGATGACAAAATAGAGGAAGAAGATTTCATGACGACAAATCTTAATTCGCAGCCACTTGTGATTGTTACTTGGGACACAAAGTCAGAAATTGAGCGCCACAAATCTCTGTCCATTGCCCCTATTTTCTCAGACAGCGGCACGAAATCTGGAGTCTCTTCCTCACTGTTCGATGAAATGCCTGACCATAGTGGAGCGTTTCGATATAGTCTAATCTCTGAAAAGGTGGCTGCTCAATATATGTTACTTCATTTTCCATTTGATCCTGGTTCAGTAGCTGGACGTGTGTTTGACAGTATAGAAATTGTGTTTGATAATAGTCATCAGTTGAATCTTCCATGTATTACACCACTATCAACAATGGCATTGGGAGAGGAATCCATGCTGCCTACTGCAGGCCAGCTATTAGACACAATGTCCCAACCGTGTGACCATTCCAAGATGTTCCTCCATGAATTATCCGCTGCCAATATCCTTACCCCTATGGTTAAATATGAGTGGAAAAATGGAAACTCAAGCCCTACGGACAAGGTATTTGTTGAAAGCTTCCGACGAATTGACACCAAGTTGCCTTGGGGTGGTATTGAGACTATCGCGAACAGCGCAATAGGATTTTGTGCTGGCTATACTGATATTTTCATGAGCAAAGTTGCAGGAGAATTATGGGTCTGCCAATTTATACAGGAGCTTGACATGGAGTTTGGCTGTATGGTTTTCGATACACTATCGGATTGGGTAATATCTGTAATATTTTGTGATTGTAATAGAGTTGTTGCTTCATTTCCACCTGATTTTGGACTACCCAATTGCAAGTGGGTAGATACTGGTCAAGTAAGTTATTCCTTTGATATCCGACAATGCAGCCAAATTGAATCTCCAA GATTTTGTGCAACTTATTTGAAATTGGTGCAGCTCAATGGCCTCTTTCCCAGTTGTGGTGGTGCATATTTATTTAAATTGTTGGCACATAAGGTTAAGGGTGCTACTACTTCTTTTAAAGATGGTGTCTATGGATATGTACCATGTCCTGTATCTATGTTTGCAACAGAGAATACAACCTATGTGGCCACAAAGGTGACAGTATCTTATGTGATGTCCTTCTATACCATAGCTATGGGTTGTGATATCTGTCTCCTCATGTGCCAATTGATATATCCAAACTCATCAAGCAATGACTTCTTTCACTTCACTGCAGCTAAGTTTGGAGTGACTAATTCATCTGCATTGCTTGACCTGAAATCCAAATGGGATTCTGAACCGTCCAACAAGAGGGCTAGAAATATTCTGCAACCTACATTGAGCATACTTGCCATATCTAGCCATGTATTCTCAGAAGCTTTATCAATTGTTGTTTTGCTCTTGGAAACAATAACAACGCTCGATATTATTATTGACATGGACTACATTCTAGGAGATATCCCAAGAGCCACAAGTTCCATGATGGGATATGGCAGTCCTTACCAAAGATAA